The following are encoded together in the Streptomyces sp. NBC_00341 genome:
- a CDS encoding F0F1 ATP synthase subunit gamma: MGAQLRVYKRRIRSVTATKKITKAMEMIAASRIVKAQRKVAASMPYATELNRAVTAVATGSTTKHPLTTEAESPARAAILLVTSDRGLAGGYSSNAIKAAEQLTERLRGEGKEVDTYVIGRKGVAYYNFRERKVAESWTGFTDSPTYADAKRAAAPMIEAVSKETAEGGVDELHIVFTEFVSMMTQNPVDNRMLPLSLDLTKDEDGKGEILPLFDFEPSAEDVLDALLPRYVESRIYNALLQAAASEHAARRRAMKSATDNAGELVKSLSRLANAARQAEITQEISEIVGGASALADATAGSDK; this comes from the coding sequence ATGGGCGCTCAGCTTCGCGTTTACAAGCGCCGCATCCGCTCCGTCACCGCCACGAAGAAGATCACCAAGGCGATGGAGATGATCGCCGCCTCGCGCATCGTCAAGGCGCAGCGCAAGGTGGCGGCCTCGATGCCGTATGCCACCGAGCTGAATCGTGCGGTCACCGCGGTGGCGACCGGCTCCACCACCAAGCACCCGCTGACCACCGAGGCCGAGTCCCCGGCACGGGCCGCGATCCTGCTCGTCACGAGCGACCGCGGTCTGGCCGGCGGTTACTCCTCCAACGCCATCAAGGCCGCGGAGCAGCTGACCGAGCGGCTGCGCGGTGAGGGCAAGGAGGTCGACACGTATGTGATCGGCCGCAAGGGTGTCGCCTACTACAACTTCCGCGAGCGCAAGGTCGCGGAGTCGTGGACCGGCTTCACCGACAGCCCGACGTACGCGGATGCGAAGCGGGCGGCCGCCCCGATGATCGAGGCGGTCAGCAAGGAGACCGCCGAGGGCGGCGTGGACGAGCTGCACATCGTCTTCACCGAGTTCGTCTCGATGATGACGCAGAACCCGGTGGACAACCGGATGCTGCCGCTCAGTCTCGACCTCACGAAGGACGAGGACGGCAAGGGAGAGATCCTGCCGCTGTTCGACTTCGAGCCGTCGGCGGAGGACGTCCTGGACGCCCTGCTTCCGCGGTACGTCGAGAGCCGTATCTACAACGCGCTGCTGCAGGCCGCTGCTTCCGAGCACGCTGCCCGCCGCCGCGCGATGAAGTCGGCCACCGACAACGCCGGGGAGCTCGTCAAGAGCCTCTCCCGGCTTGCCAACGCGGCCCGCCAGGCCGAAATCACCCAGGAAATCAGCGAGATCGTCGGTGGTGCCAGTGCGCTGGCCGACGCGACCGCGGGGAGTGACAAGTAA
- the atpD gene encoding F0F1 ATP synthase subunit beta: MTTTVETAVATGRVARVIGPVVDVEFPVDAMPEIYNALTVEVADPAEDGKIKVLTLEVAQHLGDGVIRAISMQPTDGLVRQAPVTDTGNGITVPVGEMTKGKVFNTLGQILNKPEAEAEVTERWPIHRKAPAFDQLESKTEMFETGVKVIDLLTPYVKGGKIGLFGGAGVGKTVLIQEMIYRVANNHDGVSVFAGVGERTREGNDLIEEMAESGVIDKTALVFGQMDEPPGTRLRVALAGLTMAEYFRDVMKQDVLFFIDNIFRYTQAGSEVSTLLGRMPSAVGYQPNLADEMGLLQERITSTRGHSITSMQAIYVPADDLTDPAPATTFAHLDATTVLSRPISEKGIYPAVDPLDSTSRILDPRYIAKDHYDTAMRVKGILQKYKDLQDIIAILGMDELGEEDKLTVFRARRIERFLSQNTHVAKQFTGVDGSDVPLDESIAAFNSIADGEYDHFPEQAFFMCGGIEDLKANAKELGVS; the protein is encoded by the coding sequence ATGACGACCACAGTTGAGACGGCCGTTGCCACGGGCCGCGTCGCCCGGGTCATCGGCCCGGTCGTCGACGTGGAGTTCCCCGTCGACGCGATGCCGGAGATCTACAACGCGCTGACCGTCGAGGTGGCCGACCCGGCCGAGGACGGCAAGATCAAGGTCCTGACGCTCGAGGTCGCTCAGCACCTCGGCGACGGCGTGATCCGCGCCATCTCGATGCAGCCCACCGACGGTCTGGTCCGCCAGGCCCCGGTGACGGACACGGGCAACGGCATCACGGTGCCGGTCGGCGAGATGACCAAGGGCAAGGTGTTCAACACCCTCGGTCAGATCCTGAACAAGCCCGAGGCCGAGGCCGAGGTCACCGAGCGCTGGCCGATCCACCGCAAGGCCCCGGCCTTCGACCAGCTCGAGTCGAAGACCGAGATGTTCGAGACCGGCGTCAAGGTCATCGACCTTCTCACCCCGTACGTCAAGGGTGGAAAGATCGGTCTGTTCGGTGGTGCCGGTGTCGGCAAGACCGTTCTGATCCAGGAAATGATCTACCGCGTCGCCAACAACCACGACGGTGTGTCGGTGTTCGCGGGCGTCGGTGAGCGTACCCGTGAGGGCAACGACCTCATCGAGGAGATGGCCGAGTCCGGCGTCATCGACAAGACGGCGCTTGTCTTCGGTCAGATGGACGAGCCGCCGGGCACCCGTCTGCGGGTCGCGCTGGCCGGTCTGACCATGGCGGAGTACTTCCGCGATGTGATGAAGCAGGACGTGCTCTTCTTCATCGACAACATCTTCCGGTACACCCAGGCCGGCTCCGAGGTGTCCACCCTGCTCGGCCGTATGCCGTCCGCGGTCGGTTACCAGCCGAACCTGGCCGACGAGATGGGTCTCCTCCAGGAGCGCATCACGTCGACCCGTGGTCACTCGATCACCTCGATGCAGGCGATCTACGTCCCCGCGGACGACCTGACCGACCCGGCTCCGGCCACCACCTTCGCCCACCTCGACGCGACGACGGTTCTCTCCCGTCCGATCTCCGAGAAGGGCATCTACCCGGCCGTGGACCCGCTGGACTCCACGTCCCGGATCCTGGACCCGCGTTACATCGCGAAGGACCACTACGACACCGCCATGCGGGTCAAGGGAATCCTTCAGAAGTACAAGGACCTCCAGGACATCATCGCCATTCTCGGAATGGACGAGCTCGGCGAGGAGGACAAGCTCACCGTCTTCCGCGCCCGTCGCATCGAGCGCTTCCTGTCGCAGAACACCCACGTCGCCAAGCAGTTCACCGGCGTGGACGGTTCGGACGTTCCGCTCGACGAGTCGATCGCCGCGTTCAACTCGATCGCCGACGGTGAGTACGACCACTTCCCAGAGCAGGCGTTCTTCATGTGCGGTGGCATTGAGGACCTCAAGGCCAACGCCAAGGAGCTCGGCGTCTCCTGA